The Coriobacteriia bacterium genomic interval GCGCACCCGGACCCGCTACGAGACGATCGACGGCAGGAGGGCGAGGCTGGGCCTGCCGGTGTAGGATTGGTCCAAGAAATCTGCCGCATCCCCTATCGCGCTAATTTGTAGCACGCCATTTCATGAGGCGCGTTTTTGTAGCAGGCAGGCGTCCTCCCCGCGCCCCCCCAGGCGCCCCCAAGCCGGCCGCGGGCCGCGAGGCATCCCGCGCCCCGCGGCCCGCGCACTCGGCTCTTCTCGCGCACCCCCTACTCGGCGTTCTTCCCGTCTGTGAGGGTCTTCCACTTCTCGAGCGTCGCCTCGCGCTCCGTGCCGAACTTGGAGAGGTCCTCCTTGAGCAGCTGCGTGGCGTCGAAGTCGAGCTCGAGGCCTGCGATGTTGGGCTTGACGAGCAGGCAGGTGTTCTTCTTGTCGATCTGCGCCAGGAACTGCCAGTTCTCGTCGCTGCTCATGAGCCACACGATGAAGTCCTTGGCTGCCTCGACGTTGTCGGCGTTCTTGAACACGGCGACGCCGTCAGGCATGTAGGGCATGCCGTCAGAGGGGTAGATGATGCTCAGGTCAGCGTTCTCCCGCAGCTCGTCGAGCGTGCCGTCGATGTAGGTGATGCCGATGCCCACCTCGCCGGCCGCCGTCTTCGTGGCCGGGTCGGCGCCGCGCTTGGAGTAGTAGGGGATGTTCTCGTTGAGCGCCGTGAAGTACTCCCACCCGGCGTCCTCGCCCTTCGTCTGCAGCAGCGCCGCCACGACGGCGTAGTTCGTGCCGGAGACGGCGGGGTTGCTCATGAGGACCTCGCCGGCATAGTCGGGTTTCGTGAGGTCGTCCCAGCTCTTGGGCGCCTCGACGCCGATGCTCTTCAGGATGTCGTTGTTGGCGATGAAGCCCACAACGGTGACGCCCTTCGAGAACCAGTAGTTGTCCTCGTCCTTGAAGCCCTCGGCAAAGTCGGCCGCCGCGTCAAAGTTGACCTGCTCGAGCAGGTCGTTTGCCTTGGCGTCCATGAACGAGTCGATTCCGCCGCCAAACCACAGGTCGGCTGCCGGCGTACCGCCCTCGGCCTTGAGCTTCGAGAGCGCCTCGCCCGAGGACATGGAGATGAACTCGACCTTCGGGCCACGCTCGGAGGTGTACTTGTCGAACAGCGCCTTGTACGACTCGTTCGTGCAGATGACCTTGAGCGTCTTGCTCGCGTCGGGCGCAGGGCCCAGGTCGGCGGAAGAAGACCCGCTCTTGGCGTCAGCGCCGCTCGAGGCCGCCTTCTCGGAGGCCAGGGCGGGGCTGGACAGCCCGAGGGCGATGCTCCCTGCAATAAAGGGCGCCACGGCGGCGCCGGCGATGAACTGACGACGTGTCGTCTCCATCTGTACGAGCTCCTTTCGATGCCATGTTTCTGAATCACATCCGGCTCGCCGTTTGTGCGCACGTGTCGGACGGCCAAGCGGGCGGCGTGCTGCGTGCGTCTCTGGCAAGAACCGTCTCCCGCCTGGTCGTCTGACACGCGCTAGTCGGCGTCGCTCCCGATGCGCAGTTCCTCGTGGATGCCAAACGTCACGGCGTCTCCGACCTGCAGCGCCGCGCGTCGGCCCGTGCGGGCGAGCACCATTGTTGGCGCGTCGCCGGCGCCTGCCACGGAGATGCGGTACTGCCGGTAGAAGCCGAGAAACTCGCTGCCGACAACCGTGCCGTGATAGGGGCCGCCCGCCTCAAGGTCGACGTCCTCGGCCCGAAACGCGACCATCCCCGCGTCGCCTGCCGGCAGTCGGTTCACCGTCCCCATGAACGTGGCGCAGAACTCGTCGGCCGGTCGCCCGTACACGTCCTCGGGGGCCCCAACCTGCCGGATGGCGCCCTCGCTCATGAGCGCAAGGCGGTCGCCCAACACCATGGCTTCCTCCTGGTCGTGCGTCACGAAGACCATCGTCACGCCCGAGTCGCGCTGTATGGCCTTCACCTCCTCGCGCATGCGCACGCGCAGGCGGGCGTCCAGGTTGGAGAACGGCTCGTCGAGCAGCAGTACCTTGGGCTTGAGCACGAGCGAGCGTGCCAGGGCCACGCGCTGCTGCTGGCCTCCGGAAATCTCGTCGACGCGTGCATCGGCGTACGCGGCCATACCCACGGTCTCGAGGCATGCCGCTGCCTGCGCGAGCGCCTCACGCTTGCCGACGTGGCGGTACTTGAGCCCGTAAGCGACATTCTGCACGACGGAGAGGTGCGGGAACAGCGCATACGACTGAAAGACGGTCGACACGGGCCGGCGCTCGGGCGGCATGCGCGTGACGTCCTGCCCGTCGATGAGGATCTGCCCGGCGTCGGGCGCCAGAAAGCCGCCGATCATCTTGAGCGTCGTCGTCTTGCCGCAGCCCGACGATCCCAGCAGGCACACGAGCTCGCCGCGCTCGACCCCCAGCGAGAGGTTGCGTACGACGGGCGTGGTGCCGAACGACTTGTAGATGCCTCTAAGCTCGAGGTACATGGTCTAGCGCCTCCCGCGACGAAGGATGAGGGTCGAGAACACGACGTTGACGAGCACTGTCAGCACGATGATGAAGCACGAGATCATAGCCGCCTCGCCGTACTTGCCCGTCGACAGGGCGTCGAACAACTCGAACACGGCGAGTTTGTGGCCAGGCGACACGAGGAAGAGCACGGCGCCGATCGTGATCATGGCTGTCGAGAAGTTGTTGACGAAGCTGACGGCGAAGGCGGAACGCACGTTGGGCGCCAGCACGTCGCGCAGCACGCCGAGTCTCGAGGCGCCCAGGTCGCGCGCAGCCATGCCCAGCTCGGGTGATATGCGCGCAAATGACGTTCCGAACGCCTTCGTCGTGATGGAGAGCTGTTTGAACACCATGTTGAGGACGATGATGGCCGCCGTTCCCGTCAGCTTCATCGGCGCTGAGTTAAACGCCAAGATGTAGCCGAGGCCGAAGCACGTTCCGGGCAGCATGTACGGCATCGTGACGATGAAGTCGAGCGCGCTGCCACCGCGTACGTGGCGCCAGCGGTGGTAGTACGCGATGAGCGCGCCGAGCACGGAGCCCACGACGGCCACGATGAGCGCATATGTGACGCTGCGCCCGAACGACGTGAGGTTGAAGTCGAGCATGTGATAGAGGTTGTCGAGGGTGAACTTGGCGTTGAAGCCCAGTCCTTTCGTGAACGCCGTGTAGAAGATCGTGAGGTACTGCAGGGCCATGAGCAGGAAGAACAGTGCAGCCGCCGCATAACATGCCACGCCGAACGGACCGCACAATGCAAGGTGCGCGCCCTCTGCCGTTCCCGCGACACGCGACGACGTGGCCACGAGGCGCTCGGAGCGCTGTGTGAGCCTGGCGTAACACACGAACACAACGACGGAGACGCCAAGCAGAAGTACATTGAGCACGGCGCTTGCCGGCAGGTCGGAATAGCCGATGATCTGCATGTATATCTCGGTCGACACCGTCTCGAAGCGTCCGCCGATGACGACGGGCGTGCCGTAGTCGGCCAGGGAGCGCACGAACGTCAGCAGCAGGCACACGAGCAGCGACGGGCGCAGCATAGGCAGCACGACAGAGCAGAACACGGAGCGCATGGGTGTGCCGAGGTCCCGGGCGGCGCGCAGCACGTCGGGATCAACTTTGTCGAGCACACTCATGAGAAGGATGACGTTGAGCGCCGTGAAGAATAGTACCTGCATGGCGACGATGCCGTGCCAGCCGTACGGGTTGCCCGCGATGCCGAGCAGCGAGAACGTGATGAGGCCGCGCCTGCCAAACAGCTCGATGAATGCGAGCGAGGCGATGAACGGCGGCGAGATGAGACTGACGAGCAACATGCCCATGAGCGGGCGAGAGGCCCATTTCGGGCCGAAACGCACGACGGCGGCAACGAGCACGGAGACAGCTGTGCTCAAAACGGCGGCGAGCAGGCCGACGAATACGCTGTTGGCGATGAGATGGCCGTAGTCGTCAAAGACGGAGGCATAGAGGGCAAGCGTCGGGTGGGCGTCAGGCCCTTCGAAGCTCTTGAGGATGATGCACGCCAGGGGATAGGCGATGAATAGGCCCACGCTCAGCACGACGGCGGCGAGTAGGGCGGCGTCGCCAGGGGAGAATCGGGAAGCGCCTGCCTCGCGGACGGCGGCGCGGGATGTGCGCGAGGCTCGGGATGAAGACCCACCGGCACCGGTGGTCGTTGTACATCTAGTAGCCCATCGCATGGAGCTGCTCCTCGTCGAGGCCGAAGTAGTGGCCGATCTCGTGGATGACGGTCTTCTTGATCTCAGAGACGATTTGGGCGCGCGAGTCGAAGCTGCGCTCGTGCGGGCCCTTGAATATCGTGATGACGTCGGGGGCGTCGGCGCCGAAGCTGCCGTAGTCGACGCCGCGCTCTGTAAGCGGCAGGCCCTCGTACAGGCCGAGTAGCTCGCCACTCTCCTCGTCCGATGTGCCGTACTCTGCAATGTCGAGCTGGTCGTCGTCGGGCTCGTCCTGCATGGCGATGCCTACGTTGTCCAGCGCACGCACGAAGCGCTCGGGCATCTCGTCGAGAGCCTCGGAGATGACCGCCTCAAACTCGTCATCGGTCATCGGGAACATGGGCGGTCATCTCCTCTGCGGGTCGATGGGGCGAGACTGGGATCCGGGCGCTATCGTAGCGCATGGCCGACGTTTGGGCGACGACATTTTTGGGAGAGGAGATGTGCCCGAGGTCGCTGTTGCAGCGCGACCTTGGGCATACGGTGCTCTAAGAGCGAGAGGCCTCTATGTCGCTGGCCAGCGCGCACGCCGTTGCGATGCCGTCCGTTGCGGCGCTCATGATGCCTCCGGCGTAGCCCGCGCCCTCGCCGCAGGGATAGAGCCCCGCGACCTGCGTGGATTGTCGATTGTCCCCGCGCGGGATGCGTACCGGGGCGCTCGAGCGCGTCTCGACGCCCGTGAGCACGGCCTCGCCCATGCCAAAGCATGGCATGCGTCGCGTGAGCTGCGGAATGCCGGCGCGCAAGGCCTCAGCGACGTAAGGCGGCAAGGCTGGCTCGACGCTGCCCCAGGTGACGCCGCGCGGGTACGTGGGGTGCACGGTGCCCATGCCGCCTGAGCTGGCGTGTCCGGCGAGGAAGTCGCCGAGCAGCTGAGCGGGGGCGCGGTAGTCTCCGCCTCCGAGCTCAAATGCTGCCCGCTCGCAGGAGCGCTGCAGCTCAACGCCGGCGAGGGGGTCGTCTCCGGGCAGGTCCGCAGGCGTGACGTTGGCGAGCAGCGCCGCGTTCGCGTTGACGCCGGCGCGGGCGAAGTCACTCATGCCGTTCGTGACGACGCCTCCGGCCTCGCTCGCTGCAGCGACGACGGAGCCACCGGGACACATGCAAAACGTGTAGACGCCGCGCCCGTCGGACAGATGGCACGAGAGCTTGTACTCGGCGGGAGGCAGGCTCGGGTGGTCGGCGAGACGGCCGTACTGTGCCTGGTCGATGTCAACCTGCGGATGCTCCACGCGTACGCCCATGGCAAACGTCTTGCGCACGAGCTCGATGCCGGACGCGACGAGGTTCGCATACACGTCGCGCGCCGAGTGGCCACATGCAAGTACGACGCGCGAGGCGGAAACGAATTCCGTACTTCCCTCGCCAGGCTCGCCGGGGCGTGCCGTCGAGCTCAGGCGCACGCCTGCGACGTGCCCACCCTCGATGACGATCTCGTCCATGCGCGTGCGGAAGCGCACCTCGCCGCCTGCGGCACGGATGCGGGCAACGAGCGCGTCGACGACGCGAGGCAGGCAGTCGCTGCCGATGTGGGGGTGCGCCTCCCACGCGATGTCGAGAGGGGCGCCTGCCGCAATGAAGGCGTCGATGACCCAGGGGATGGACGGCGAACTCGTGCCCGTCGTGAGCTTGCCGTCAGAGAACGTGCCCGCGCCGCCCGCCCCGTACTGGATGTTGCACTCGGTGTCGAGGTCGCCGCCTTCGTTGAAGCGCGCAACGGCGGAGCTGCGGGTGTCGGCGTCGTCTCCGCGCTCGACGAGCAGGGGGGCGCAGCCGGCTTCTGCCAGGGCGAGCGCGCAGAACAGACCGGCACAGCCTGCGCCTACGACGACGGGGCGCTCGGCGTCGCTGGAGAGACCGCCGGGCAGGTGCGGCAGGTTGAGCGGGCGCGGATCCCAGACGACGACGTCCTTGGAGCGGGCGCGTGCCACGACGAGCTCGTCGGTGAGCCCGTCGACGCTGGCGTGGGCGGTCACGACGAAATGGACGTCCGACTTCTTGCGCGCGTCCACGGCCCGACGAGCGACGGCGCACTCGCGCAGGTTCTCGGGCTTGCACCCGAGCTTGCGCGCGACGGCCGCGCGAAGGCGCCTGAGATCGTAGCTCTTGCCTGAGGCGGCGCCGCCCGACAAGGGCAGCGACAGGTTGCGGATCTCGATCATGCTGACTCCTCATCGCCTAGGGCTGCCGACTCTCCGGCAACAAGGCCGCTGCACCAGGCCCACGCGAGGTTGTACCCTCCGCACGCGCCGTCGACGTCAAGCGCCTCGCCGCATGCGTAAAACCCGGGCACGGCAGAGCACTGTAGCGTGTGCGTGTCGAAGGCGCTCGTTGCCATGCCCCCGCGCGTCACCTGCCCATGGGCCTCGTCGGCCGTACCTTTTACCTTTAACTTGAACTCGAGTATTTCTTGCGCGACAGTCGCAGGGTCTATTTCGCGCTCGCCCTTATCGCCGCAGGCATTCTCCATGCAGCGACGCCCGAGCAGGGGATGCAGGGCGCCGTCGAGGAAGTGAAGGCGCCCCTCGGGGGAAGAGCAGCGCTTTTTCCAGAGGATGAGTCGATCCTCGAGCTTTGAGGTAAGGCTCGAAAGGCTCAAGGTTGGCATGAAGTTAAGGTTAAGGGTGTCGCCGGGCTGCGCGAGACGCGACAGGTCGAATATGACGATACCTGAGACTCCGTAGGGACGGAACAGCACCTCGCCTGCCTTGCGCGCGATCGTGCTGCCGTCGGCGACGAGCGAGACTTCGCACTGGGCGCGCACGCCGTCGAGCCCCTTGATGGGTCCGCGCTTCGTGGCAAGCGGGCACAGGGCAGGCGTCTCCTCGATGCGGGGGATGCCGAGCTGCCTGCATGGAACGCTCGCCGTCCCGCCGCCTGCCGCCCAGATGACGGCGTTCGCCTCGAGGGGACGGCCCTTCTCCACCTGAACGCGCCATGCGGGGCTTTTTTCGGGGTCGTCGGCGCCTGCCAGACGCTCGAGCCCGCAGGCGCGCGTTTCGACCTCAATGTCAACGCCAAGGTCGGCCAGGCGGGCGCGCAGCACGTCGAGCACGGAGGATGCGGCGCGCGAGCGGGGGAACAGGCGCCCCTCGCTGTCGGCGCACGACCACAGTCCGAGGCCGTCAAAGAAGGCGAGGATGGTTGCAAGCGGGTCGTCGCCCATGACGGAGGCGACGAACGGGGCGTCGTTGTAGTGCACGGGGGCGAGGTCGGCGTTGGCGAAGTTACAGCGCCCGTTGCCCGAGGCCAGGATGGACCGACCCACTTTGGCGCTGGCCTCGAGCACGGTGACGCGGGCGCCGACCTGTGCCGCGCTGATGGCGGCAGCAAGGCCGGACGCCCCTCCTCCTACGACGACGACGTGGCGCGCGGCCACTACTGCTCGTTCGGCGCGTCGGTCGACAGCGACCACACGCCGCCCAGGGCGCTCTTGACGCGCGCCGTCGCGCCGGTGTCGAGCACGTTCTGCGCGTTGATGCCGACGTCGGGGATCTGATCGGCGTGACCCTCGTCGCACAGCTTGGCGAAGCTCGGGTCGATGGGCAGGCGGGCGAGCACGTCAAGGCCGAAGCTCTTGGCGACGTCGTCCAGGTGGCTCTCGCCGAACAGGTTGATGTGCTTGCCGCAGTCGGGGCAGGCCAAGTAGCTCATGTTCTCGACGACGCCCAGTACGGGCACGTCCATCATCTTGGCCATCTTCACGGCCTTGCTCACGATCATGGCGACAAGGTCCTGCGGGGAGGTCACGATGACGACGCCATCGATGGGCAGCGACTGGAACACGGTCAGCGGCACGTCGCCCGTTCCCGGAGGCATGTCGACGAACAGCACGTCGAGATCGCCCCATGCAACGTCCGTCCAGAACTGCGACACAGCGCCGGCGATGACGGGCCCGCGCCACACAACGGGGTCATCGGGGTTTGCGACGAGCAGGTTGACGGACATGACCTTGACACCGTTCGCTGCGACGGCGGGCGCGATGAGGTCGCCGTCCATTGTGGCGCGGCGGGCGTCGAGGCCGAACATGTGAGGGATGGACGGCCCGGTGATGTCGGCGTCGAGGATGCCCACCTTCAAGCCGCGGCGCTGGGCGTCACAGGCGAGCAGGCCGCACACGAGCGACTTGCCGACGCCTCCCTTGCCCGACATGATGCCGATGACCTGCTTGATGTTCGTCCGCTTGTTCTGCTCGAGCTTCTTGGGGTTTGGCCTGTTGACCATGTTCGGCTCTTCTGCCATGCGTGCACTCACCCTCTCCTTGTCGGCGCCCCGTGGAGCGCGTCGTATGTCCACTGCGTCATACCGTATACCCCGAGACGCGGGATGGAAAGTGGCTCGGCGCTGCACGATTTTCACCCCAAACTCACGACGGCGCCTTTTGCTCGTTCGATGCCGCGCGCTGCCCTCAATCGAACGTATGTTCTTATTTTGAGACTGGGTGCAAAACGGCACATCGAGCGCCCCCAAAGCCGATGCCATGCGTACACTGGGGATCCCGGTCGTTCACCCGGGGTAGGCGAGGGGCGCGCGGGCGCCCGCGAGGGGGACCAGGTGGGTCAGAACAGCATCGTCATCCGAGGGGCTCGCGAGCACAACCTCAAGGACATCAACCTGACGATTCCGCGCGACGAGCTCGTCGTCATCACAGGCCTGTCCGGCTCGGGTAAGAGCTCCCTGGCGTTCGACACGATCTACGCCGAGGGCCAGCGCCGCTATGTGGAGTCGCTCTCGAGCTATGCGCGCCAGTTCCTCGGCCAGATGGACAAGCCGGACATCGACGCCATCGAGGGACTGTCTCCCGCCGTGTCCATCGACCAGAAGACGACGTCGCGCAACCCGCGCTCCACGGTGGGCACCGTCACGGAGATCTACGACTACCTGCGCCTGCTGTATGCGCGCATCGGCGTGCCGCACTGCCCCGAGTGCGGGCGCGTCATCGAGCGCCAGACGACGGACCAGGTCGCCGACAAGATTCTCGAGGCCGCCGCGGGGCGCAAGGCGCTCGTGCTCGCGCCCGTCGTGCGCGGTCGCAAGGGCGAGTATACGAAGCTGTTCGAGGACCTCGCCAAAGAGGGCTTCTCGCGCGTGCGCGTCGACGGTGAGGTGCGCCGGCTCGACGACGGTCCCATTACGCTCGAGAAGAAGTTCAAGCATGACATCGAGGTCGTCGTCGACCGCGTGTCTGTGCGGGCCGACTCTCTAGGCCGCATAGCCGAGGCCGTCGAGAACGCCACGAACCTGGCGGAGGGCAACGTCTTCGTGTGGCTCATGGAGGGAGAGGGCCTGCCCGGCCAGCTCCTGCAGTACTCGCTGGCGCTGTCATGCCCTGAGCACGGCCACTCCATGGATGACCTGCAGCCGCGCGACTTCTCGTTCAACGCCCCCTACGGCGCTTGCCCTGACTGCGACGGTTTGGGCGTGCGTCGCGTCATCGACGTACGCGCGCTCGTCGCCCATCCCGACCAGCCGGTCGACAGCGCGTTTGGCGGCGTGTTTGGAATGTCAAACTATTACCCGCAGGTGCTGCGCGCCGTCGCCATCCACCTGGGTGTCGACCCCGCGACGCCGTGGCAAGACCTGCCCGCCAAGGTGCAGAAGGCGTTCATCGAGGGCCTGGGCTCCACAAAGGTGCGCGTCGACTACCACACGCGTGACGGGCGTGACACGAACTGGTTCACGGAGTTTCCCGGCCTGTCCTCCATCATATTCGAGCGTTACAACGAGACGACGAACGAGAACATGCGCGCCCGTCTCGAACAGTTCATCCGCGACGAGCCGTGCACGACGTGCCACGGCGCCCGCCTCAAGCCCGAGATACTCGCCGTTACGGTGGGCGGAAAGTCCATCTACGACGTGTGCTGCATGTCGACGGTCGAGAGCCTCGCATTTTTCCAGGCGCTCGAGCTCACGGAGCGCGAGCGCTTCATCGGCGCGCGCATCGTGAAGGAGATCATCGAGCGCCTGCGCTTCCTCGTGGACGTGGGCCTTGGCTACCTCACGCTGTCGCGCTCGGCAACGACGCTGTCGGGCGGCGAGGCGCAGCGCATTCGCCTGGCCACGCAGATCGGCGCCGGCCTCATGGGGGTGCTCTACATTCTCGATGAGCCGTCCATTGGCCTGCACCAGCGCGACAACGCCCGACTCATCGCGACACTGCAGCGCCTGCGCGATTTGGGCAACACCGTCATCGTCGTCGAGCACGACGAGGACACGATCCGGGCGGCTGACTTCGTCGTCGACATGGGGCCGGGCGCTGGCGAGCTCGGCGGAGAGGTCATCGCGGCTGGCACGCCGCAGCAGGTCATGGAGACGCCGGGCTCTATCACGGGCGCCTATCTCACGGGCGAGCGCATGATCGAGGTGCCCGAGGAGCGCCGCCATCCGGATCGCGGCGTGCTCAAGATCACGGGCGCGTCGGCGAACAACCTGCACAGCGTCAGCGTCTCCATCCAGCTCGGCACGCTGACGGTCGTGACGGGCGTCTCGGGCTCGGGCAAGTCGTCGCTTGTCACCGACACGCTGGCACCGGCGCTCACGAACGCCGTCCAGCGCTCGAACCGTCCCGTGGGTCCCTACAAGAAGCTCGAGGGCGTCGAGCTCATCGACAAAGTCATCGACATCGACCAGTCGCCCATCGGACGCACGCCGCGCTCGAACCCCGCCACGTACATCGGCCTCTGGGATGATCTGCGCAGTCTGTTTGCCAGCGTGCCCGAGAGCAAGGCACGCGGCTACTCGCCGGGACGCTTCTCGTTCAACGTGCCGGGCGGTCGCTGCGAGGCGTGCAAGGGCGACGGACAGATCAAGATCGAGATGCACTTCCTGCCTGACATCTACGTGCCGTGCGAGCAGTGTGGCGGGCGACGCTACAACCGCGAGACGCTCCAGGTCACGTATCGCGGCAAGTCCATCTCTGACGTGCTTGACATGACGGTGTCCGAGGCGCTCGCGTTCTTTGCGAGCATCCCGAACATCAAGCGCAAGCTGCAGACGCTGTTTGACGTGGGCCTGGGCTACGTGCGCCTCGGCCAGCCCGCCACGACGCTGTCGGGTGGTGAGGCCCAGCGCGTGAAGCTTGCCAAGGAGCTGCATCGCCGCCAGACGGGCAAGACGTTCTACATCCTGGACGAGCCGACGACGGGCCTGCACTTCGAGGACGTTCGGCAGCTGCTCAGCGTGCTGCAGCGCCTCGTCGACGCCGGCAACACCGTGCTCGTCATCGAGCACAACCTTGACGTCATCAAGGTCGCCGACCAGCTCATCGACCTTGGCCCCGAAGGCGGATCCGGCGGCGGCCGCATCGTGGCGACGGGGACGCCGGAGCAGGTGTGCGAGGTGGCGGAAAGCCATACGGGTGCGTTCCTCAAGCCGCTGCTCGAGCGCGACCGAGCCCGTCAGACGGCGCGTGCCGTCTGTGCGGAGAAGGAAGCTCGATAGCTTTGGTTGACAGGGCTCGTCTGTGGGGGCTCGGGTGTTACCATGGGACATGTGGGGCGCGTCCACGGGGGACGCACGAAGCATCGTGATTGGAGTGCGCAATGGAAACAGCCAATGCCTTGACCGCCCTGTCGGCGCTGCCTTCGGTGGGCGATGAGACGAACCTCACCGTGCCGATCATCATCGGCGTCGTTGCCCTGATCGTCATCATCGTGGCGGTCGTCCTTATCATCAAGAGCCGCAGCGGCCACAAGAACTAGCCCGGCAGGCCGTTTGTGAGCCACACAAAGCGCGGCGAGGCTGCCGCAAAGACAAACGCCATGCGCGAGCTCGATCGCGCAGGCGTTCCCTACGATGTGTCTGTCTATGACGTGGAGGACGAGACGAGCGTGAATCTCGGCCTCCGCGTCGCTCAGGCAACCGGCATAGATCCCGATACTGCGTTCAAGACGCTTGTCTGCCATGCGGCGTCGGGCGGATGCTGCGTGTTCTGCATCCCCGTCGCGAGCGAGCTTGATCTCAAGAAGGCGGCGCGTGCGGCGGGGGAGAAGTCCCTGTCAATGGTCGCCGTGCGCGAGCTGCGCGACCTCACCGGTTATATTCGCGGCGGCTGCTCGCCTGTCGGAATGAAGAAGGCGTTCCCCACGTTCATCGACGAGACGGCCCAGCTTTTTGACCGCATCGCTGTGTCGGGCGGACGGATCGGAACACAGCTCGTGCTCGATCCCGAGGCGCTTGCCCGCTTCTGCGGGGCGACGTTTGCCGACATCACGGAGGCGTGAGATGGTGCTGCGTCGCGGAAAGCACTTTGAGGAGACGGCCGAGGAGGCCCGACAGAAGAGGGGAACGCGCGTCTCGCCCGAGGAGCGCGTGCGCACGATGCCCAAGCTCGCCGACCCTGGCCAGAAAGCCGTGGTGAGCGAGGCTCCTGCCTCGTCGCGAGGAGGCGTGTCGCCCGACGACACGTCCATGTGGCTGAGCACGGCCGTTTCTGCGGGCATCAGCGTCGGCGGCACGACGGCGTCTGCGGGCGAGACTGCGACCTGGGTCGCCATTGCGTCGCAGAGCCAGGAGCGCACGGTTTCTGAGCTCCAGGCTTCGGGGCAGTGGCCCGCTGTTGACACAAACAATGAACCTGTAAGCTCAATATCACCCTCACGTGAAGGTCGAGGATCGACCACGCCGTCCGGTTCGGCTGGCGACACGATGGAATGGATCGCGCTTGCGGCCGGTGCCGGCGTTCGAGAGCGCGAGGTGCCGCTGCCTGAGATCGCGCCGTCTGCGGCTGCGTCGGAGGACGACGCCGCAACGGTTGGCGCGCGCGTTGGCGCCTCGGCGGCGCTCATCTCGCTGTGCGTCATGGTGTCACGCATCACGGGCTTCATCCGCACGTGGGCCATGGGCTTTGCCATGGGAACGACGCTGCTGTCCTCGTCGTACCAGGTGGCGTGCAACCTGCCCAACCAGCTGTACGAGCTCGTCATGGGCGGCATGCTCGTCACGGCGTTCCTGCCGGTCTATGTTTCGCTGCGCAAGCGCGAGGGCTCCGAGCGGGCGAACGCGTACGCCTCGACTCTTCTCGGCATCGTTGTCGCGGCGCTGGGCCTCGTTGCGCTGGCGGCCACGATATTCGCGCCACAGGTCGTATACACGCAGATGTTCCTCAACCCGTCGGGCGACCGCGAGCTCGTGACGTACTTCTTCCGGTTCTTCGCCATCCAGTTGCTGTTCTACGGTGTCAGCGCCATAGTCGGCGGCCTGCTCAACGCGTCGCGTGACTACTTCTGGAGCTCGGCCGCGCCCATTGCGAACAACGTCGTCGTCATCGCCGTCATGTTCGTCTACGTGTTCCTCGCGCCGAGCAATCCGGAGCTCGGAAAGCTCGTCATCGCGATCGGCACGCCTCTGGGCGTGTTCACGCAGATGGCCATCCAGATCCCGGCGCTTGTGCGCTCGGGCATTCGGCTGCGCCCCCGCATCGACGTGCACGACCCCGCTCTGCGCGAGACGCTGGCGCTCGGCATCCCGACGATCGTCGTGACGCTGGCGTCGTTCGCGACGGTCTCTGTGCAGAACGCAGCCGCCATGGCGGTGAGCGACGCGGGCTCATCCGTGCTGTTCTACGCGCGCCAGTGGTTCACGCTGCCCTACGCGTTCCTGTCGGTGCCGCTCACGACGACGCTGTTCACGGAGCTGTCCGACATGGC includes:
- the murJ gene encoding murein biosynthesis integral membrane protein MurJ; the protein is MEWIALAAGAGVREREVPLPEIAPSAAASEDDAATVGARVGASAALISLCVMVSRITGFIRTWAMGFAMGTTLLSSSYQVACNLPNQLYELVMGGMLVTAFLPVYVSLRKREGSERANAYASTLLGIVVAALGLVALAATIFAPQVVYTQMFLNPSGDRELVTYFFRFFAIQLLFYGVSAIVGGLLNASRDYFWSSAAPIANNVVVIAVMFVYVFLAPSNPELGKLVIAIGTPLGVFTQMAIQIPALVRSGIRLRPRIDVHDPALRETLALGIPTIVVTLASFATVSVQNAAAMAVSDAGSSVLFYARQWFTLPYAFLSVPLTTTLFTELSDMAADADREGLRRAIAGGTRQNLFFMIPFALYLAVFSVPLVSLFCAGSFTQDSVQMVASYLSFMAISLPFYALFMFMQKVFSSLRRMRAYAVLNLVISAVQIALTLLWCLGAGDWEGWGITGVALAQTAFFVLGDIWCYVYLRREFGHIGMGSITRSALGSLGLGLLGAAAGGLVLWTLSTLVGPIGGSIGRAALYLVPSGLVALLATYVPAVGLRIPEAAFIRRLLGRFVPALRR